cagtgcctgacacagagggAATGACTGTACCAGGACAACTCTTACGCAGAGActgactgtgggcaagttaccGAACGACTCAGTGACAGAAGGCTCCTAATCTGCCCAGTGGAGGAAACAATCCCACCTCCGGAGGTGGCAGGAAAACCAAGCAAGGTTGTACAAGGCCTGGACCACGGGAAGGAAACAGCAACCGTTACTTCCCTTTCCCCCAACACACATTCCCCTGGGTATCCTCTCAAGTGTCGATATCGAAGAGATAAGCCTCTTTGAAAAAAGATTCATAGCtatagaaagatgaaaagagaagctTCTTAAAACACCAGtttatcaagaaaaatgaaagcatgtgAAATTGGGGCTGAAGGTCTTAGAGCATGTCCCTGACACTCCACCTTGACCATGAGGCACAGGGATGTGGCCAGAAGGCTGAGCATCAGCATCTCAGGCAAGAAAACACTTGGGCAGGACCACGGGTCCCTCTGACATACACGATGAGCAAGGAAATTGGTATGGAAAAAACAGGCAGTCCCAGATTCTACAGCTCTGTTAGAACTTCCTCATTCTTGTCAGTCTAGTCTGTGTTGCAAAATCTCTAAATCCAGAGAAACAAGTTCCAAAACGATAAgtggaataaataataataatagtcgATGGCATATAGTACTTactctgtggcaggcactgttctgagaCATTTACACATATGCCCTCATTTCATCCCCACCTGAGGATGGTCAGCCGAGGCACATGGCAGTTCTACGACTCATCTTGAGGCCAAACTTGTGGTAAACGGGGGAGCCAGGGTTACGACCCAGCAGTCAGGTTTCTGGTCTTAACAGCTACACGCCAAGGCTGCCCCCGAGAACCCAGTTCTCGTGTCGGCCTCACTCCCTCCTGACTGCataagagtttctggagaagTCAGAGTAATGATTTCTGCCGCCTCAGTTTTCCCTGCCCTAAGAGAATATTGGAGTAACACCAACCCAACAGCCATTCTTAAGGAAACAGGAACAACACATCTTCATGCCCtactcagagagaaagaaacatgtaCTAGGAGGAACGAGGCGACACGCAATAGCTGGTACAGTCAACTCTTCCAGTGCTGCACCAAGTTCTTTATCTAGAGCATTCCATTTTAACCTCCCAGTAACCCTAGGAcatctatatacatacacaaatacagaCGCATGCATGTGTACGTGTGTACatacgtgtatgtgtgtttataggTGTAGATGTGTGCGTACAAGAGTGCGTTGTGTGTAATACATGTGTCTGTGTATAGATGtgtacacatgcatgtgtgtatgtgtatgcatataaaatagagataaactctttaatatatattttatacaaaaggCTACCAAGCCTCAGAAAAGACAAGAGACTTGTCCAGTACCACACAGGCTGTGTGAGTGCTGGAGACAGCATTTGAATCCAGGTGTCTACCCCCAAAGCATGTGCTCTTCCCTACCCACGAAACCTACAACACCCTGCCACCCGCAGCGACTGATGCTACCATATCAGTGATTTACATGCTGGAAAACGGGTAGCGCATCAAGTTTCTGATGCCTCATTTTATGCTGTCGGTGGCATAACAAGGAAGGCAATTAAAGCAGAGCCACACCTGGGGCCAGGTGTGCCTCCTTTACAACTTGCAGAAGTCTCAAATCACTCTCAGGCGTCAGCCTCTTGAGTTAGATTAGAATTTGCAAAAATAAGCATTCATTCATTGTGTTATGTGATCGCCCACCAAAGACTCAAACAAGAATATTAACAGCACCTTGAGTTAAcatatcacttttttttaaacaaagtgaacattctctcacagtttccaACGAATTACACAGTAATATGACAATATCACCACCAACATTTGCTGTGCTCCTCCTGTGTACCAGACGCCGTGCCCCCCACCCTCCAGGCCTTATCTAATTTAACCTTTCAACAGCCTGTAGgggcagctattattattattatccctgttgttaataattctttaaaatgtcatttaagaaATCCTTGCTTTATTCCTACTCTGTACATCTTTCTTCGTGGACTTTCTCTGATGCTGAAAAATTTGCATAGAAAGCGAATTTGTTCCATCTAATCTTTTTTCCAGCGTATTTGAGACTCCCTGTGAAAGGAACCCTGGGGCAAAGGAAGCCTCTGGTAAAGTGAAGAGGCTGTTTCCATGAAAAGGACATGGCGCAGGGACCCCCTCCATCTGCATAAACGTGAGAAAGCAATGAGCACGGGGGAGACGGGGCCGCCGCTCAGGCTCGCTACTTACCAGCTCTGTGTGAACTTTAAGATGTGCCTGCAGCTTATATTTATCTGGAGTCGAGTAGTCACAGCCGTCAGTGGGACACTTCAGCAAGATGTTACTGTGTTTCTGAATTACATGGCGTTTAAGGCAGTTTTTGGTGATGGAAGAATAATGACACTGGGAGCAATAATACAGGTGATCCCGGGTGTGGGTGCGGACATGCATATCAAAATGCACTTGGTACCAAAAAAGTTTgcctaaaaaaatattttcacatgagAACAAGGAAGTTTCTTTTATACtgagtttgattcttttttaattattcttattttttaactacTATATTTCTCTCCCTCTCGTGCTTGTCCGGGTCACCCTTCACACTTTCCACCACATTTCTGTAGGAAATTACTGTTCAAAGGACCGAGGCTGCAAATATTAAGGGTGCTACTATTTTTGCATGATGTCAGAGctaggagaggaggaaatgaatgtttattgaggaCCAATTATGGTGCCAAATACTATTATGCACATGCATAAATCAAAGAGTCTCTAAACTTTACTGATCCCTGGGACACCAGGTCCAGAGCTGGATCTCCTGCTTCCTGAGCTGCCAGCTCTCCAGGAGACCCAGAGGCCATGCTTTCACTGTGAGCTGGAGGGGTCCTATTCAGGGCCTCCCTACAAAGAGCTACAGCCACTTCTGTAGCCCCTCTCTGCTCATCTAGAACGTGGCCGCAACTTAAAGCTCTACTCTAAACTTGGTATGTGCCAGAAGAAAGATTCTTCTTGGTTAAAGTTCTGGCAGAGGCCGTGGGATAAACCTCTGCATGCACGCCTGACCAAGCCAACACGGTTAACTGTCCCGTCATCCCGGCTGCCTCCAGTGCTAGACATCCGTGCTAAAGTGCAACACGGGCAGGCCACCCTTCCTATCTACAAATGAAGAAGGATAGCTCATTTAGAAGCCGTTCTTTGCAAGGAGACATGAGCTCAAATCAGACACGAGGTGACCCGAAGCAAGGTGGGGGTGGACGGGGCTGCTGGGAATGAGAGCTCCAACGGGCTGCTCGCCCAGCGCTGCCTCTCCTTACCACAGTATTCACACTCCAGGTCTCCATACACCTTCCGGATCCTCTCGCACAGGCCAGTGTTCATTCGCCTCTTCTGTAAACTGTCCAGGATCTTCATGAACGCAGTGATGCCAGCCCGGTGCTCGGAGGCAGGCGGGCACGAGTCAGGCTGGCACAGGGCCATGTCCCTCCCACCGGCTCCCGGAGGAAGGTCTGAGGCCTCAGCTGGGTTTGACCTGAGACACCGACTGGGATCTGGGCCATCGGATGGGAGGGCAGCCATTTTCTGCCCACCTCCTGGAGGGCTCTTGGCACCCTGGGTCTCCTGGTCTGCTTCAGTGCTTTTGGCCTTGGGCAACAGTGGCGTGTCCTCTTCACCCTGAGCCTGGGAAGGGCCTCCATGCTGGGTGTCCAAGGTCTTCTCAGGAGCAGCATGAGGCTCAGCAGAGGAGGCATCGTTTTTCAACAAAAACTCATCCGAAACCACCGCGTGTGAATGAAGGTCAGAGGAGACCACAGTGGCTTCCAGCTCACAGGGCGACAGGGCAGCACTTTCCGCCTGGGGGGTGGCTAAGTGCACAGGGCGGGCAGGCACTTCCACAGGGTGCTCCGGCTCCTTTCGTGCCTCCTCAGGTTGAacgtccccaggacaggccacgTCCTTGGGTGCATTCACCCCCTGAAACACAAACTCCTCTTCCGCCATCTGCAGCTGGCCCCCCAAGGCTTCTTGCTGGATGTCCCCACCAGGCTCCAGGAGGCAGAAGCTCTGGTTGATGGAGCTGGTGAAGACCAAGGTCTCCTGGGCAGCCTCGTGCGCCTCTTTGATGTGGGAACGCAGCCTGATAGAGCTGACGAACTTCTTGAGGCATATGGCGCAGACGTATACGAAGGGGTGCTTCCTGACGTGCAGCTCCAGTGCCTGGTACTTGGTGGCCCCGTGGCCACAGAGCTCGCAGGCAAAGGGCCACTTGTCACCGTGGACCAGCATGTGGCGGTCGCGGTCCAGCTCATTCTTGAACTTGCGCTCACAGATGTGGCAGTCGTAGAGGAGCTGCCGCTTGCCCTCCCTCGTCATCAGACAGAGCTCGTCCAAGGCCTCCTTGACCTTCTTGTCCTGCGGGTCGTGCGCGTCCCGGATGTGCTTAATGAGGTTCTTGACGTCGGAGTACTTCTTCTTGCAGAAGCGGCAGTGCTGCTTGATCTTCTTGTGCACCCGCTCGATGTGCACCTTGAGGTGGCCTTTGCTCAAGCAGGTGAAAGAGCAGTAGTCGCAGGCGAACTTCTCGCCGGTGTGCTTGCGCAGGTGCACGTTGAGGTTGGCCTTGATGGCACTGGCGTAGCTGCACTGGGAGCACTTGTAGGGCTTCTCGTTGGTGTGGATCCTCAGGTGGGCCTGCAGCGAGTGCTTGAACTTGAAGACCTTGTTGCAGTATTCACAAGTGAAGATCTTGAGCTGGGTGGGACCTAGCCTAGAAACAGATGATAGCACTGTTACAGATGGCGACTCTGCACCTTCCTAATGACTTCTAACTCCTTCTCATGAACCAAACACCACAGCCTCAAGGGTGAACTAGATGGGACTGAGGATGGATAGATGCATTCATTCACCAACAAAACCAAACTAGGAGGACCTAGATGGATCAAGCACATACAAAGATGGCAGAGTGGGTCCCTGTTCCTCAGGAGGTCACAGTCtaaagggagaaaagacaggTTGGCTCAGGGTTGCACGACACTGTGGTAAGTGTTGACAGGAATGTGTGCAGGTCACAAAGAGAAAGAGACCTCTAACCTGGATGAAGGGGGTTGGGTAACCTTGCTGAAGAGCTGAGGTTTGAAGAACAAGGAACAGAGAGGCAAGAGAGGGAGGAGGTTGTGTCTTTCACCATGTCCACAACAACCAGCTGTGTTCCAAGGCTGACCTGTACACAGCCCAGGGTATTTCAACAGGACCAGTCTTAATGGAATGAACTCAGTCTGCTCTGTGAGACTAGATAAAATCTGCTTGGGTTTATTCAAGAGCTTCAATAATCTAGACTTGCCTCTTCATTTAACCAACTGTCGGGGGTCACACCTTGTCCTTTTTCTGCCATTTTCCACGTGATGGCCTCCCTTTAGTGAAAGACCCCTggcctttctccacatcctcacttcCTCCCAGGAAAACTGAAGTGTTATATCTCATTGGTGAGTTTGGAACTCAGCCTAGCCTGAGATCCAGCTCTCCCTTTCTGGCAAGGACATGTCTGCCTGTGGACAGCATGTAATATGGTAGACGCTTAGCTAAGTCGGCACCCATGAGCCTGGCCAGCAGCAGTCAGGAACTGCAGGTGAGAGCACAGGCAGGCTGTCTAGTCCTGCAGTCCAGTCACAGGAAGCTCAGCGACCTGCACCGCACCATTTTTTCCCACAATTCTATCAGTAATGGAGCCGATGTTTGAATCtctattttcctcctcctctatcaTGGCTGGTTTAGAACTCAGATGGGGAAAACAGGACTGCTGTTCAATTGTCACTGATTAACCTCATAAatcatttattaataaatgaCTGTCATTTATTAATACTTGCCAATGTGTTTCAGGCACCGTGTTAGATTTTGTGAGTGTCATGGAGAATAAAAGCTATACTGCCCCATGGATCCTTTCTCAATGTGGCAATGTGTATGCTGAATGAgatggtaatgataataataatagccaagaaTTATTAAGTACTTACAATATGCCAAACCCTTTAATCTCAATCCTatcattatacccattttatagatgacaaaactgagtcTGTGCTCAAGATCATATAACTGGTAAGTGgagaagccaggatttgaacccaagcagacTGTCTGCCTCTAGAGCCTGCACATTCCCCCTCATGCTCCATACTGCTGAAGACACCACGTGCACCAACCGCCTCCCCGCTGTGACTGTACACACGGAGAAGGCCCCCTGCATGGGGCTTCCGTTGCTGTTGGAACAGCCATGCCTTGTTTCTAAAATCAACAAACGACAGTCACCAAAGTACAACATGCACCCGGGACAGGAACTGGCAGATGAGCCAAAGAGGCAGATGACACTTCCTCTCCTCCCTAACTGCTCGATTTGTCCCGTTTGTCCAGGAAGGTCCTCGGAAACACTAATACAGTTATGCATCACTTAACAGCGGGGATGCGCTCTGAGAAACGCATCggtaggtgatttcatcattgtgcgaacatcacacggcatgctgaaggggaacaaaatctGCTGCCCCAAAACGTGTCTCTTTAGCacgaggattattttaggctgactGTTTTTAAGAAACGAAagtctcagaaagtttttcttgttactttccCCTTAATGCCTTAAAGAATTCAGACAAAAATACCTGTCTcagaagtgagctatcaccttagcatcacatgaaccaggtggtggacagggaggaagCTGGAAAAGCCTGTttgctgggctcccctctgtgttcttctgtttctatgcaGCCAAACAAACAGctcttttccaaatgtttgctccttttcacccacctataaattgccttccttccctgactctccccacccccaacaccctctTTTAGTTGAGgatggtagttttttttttttgaggaagattagccctgagctaactactgccagtcctcctctttttgctgaggaagcctggccctgagctaacatccatgcccatcttcctctactttatatgtgggatgcctaccataacatggcatgccaagcagtgccatgtccgcacccaggatctgaaccggcgaacgccgggccaccgagaagtggaacgtgcgaacttaacccctgcgccaccaggcaaAGGATGGCATTTAAGacgagggcttcagccattttggtgagttattcagttttcctgggtttctcccatgtatactcattattaaacttttttttgttttttctcctgttaatttgccCCATGTCAATTTAACTCTTAGACCAACCAAAAGATCTTAGAAGGGCAGAGGAAAATTTATCCCTCTCGATGGTATATACACAAACCTGGATAGtaaagcctactacacacccaggttCTATGGTACTAATTTTACAGGACCACCGTcttatatgtggtccatcattgaccgaaacagtgttatgcagcacgtgactgtaaTCATTTAGTGCTGTTAATCAGATCCCATGAAGCTGTACCCACTGTAACTGCAATGTCCATATGTATGGAACTATCCATACAACTATGCTTGATCAACATAAGTTGCCTTGtctctaaattaaaaatacttaaatggaTTGCAGCCCATAAACACCAAAGGGTACAATTCACATGATGTAATTAAAATACTCTCAAATTTGAAAGTTACTAGTATGCTTACATACTAAACCCGAGGCTAATTTAAGGAAATGAATTTGGATCTTTCTCAAATGACAAAGATATCCAGGAGGTGGTACATTTTGTTGATATAAAGAACACTGGAAGAAGACACTCTGGATTCATAACgttaattaaataaacaaatcacaGTATTTCCTCCTCTAATGCAAGATCTAAACAGTCTTAGGAGAAtcttttgctctgattttttgagTATTATTACACAAATACCTGGTAAAACCCTCAGTGCCCTGTTTCCCACCAAAGGTAACGAATCTGACGAAGATGCTAAGCAGCCTCCATTTGACTCTCAAGCATACGCCTTTCTAACTATGATTGTGCACTGATGCACAGAGCTGCGACGTGCATATGATTCCTATTAAATTATTTCACTCCGAATGCTCCCTATTCAGGGAGAGAGGCACTCTCATCCATCACATTTTAGAAAGCAAGCAGGCAGAGCTTTAAAAGGTCTGACCTcttgatccagttattccacttctgggaatctatccgaaagaaagaatacaaaatttgAATGAAGGTGCTCATGCACTACTTCCCACAATAGTTTAGAGTGGGAAGCTGCTTGAAGATCTCAACATATGGAACTagtttatttgcatatttatttttttcactcagtgaTTCATTCAAAAAAGTATTCCAGGAACTAGGGACATAATAGGGACAGAAACAAACACGACTCATGGTCTCTTGGAGTTCACCTTCTAGAGGAAGTGATGGGCCAGCCTAATAACCAGACAATGAGCAGATAAGGACCACCACCTCGGGCCTGTGATGGAAAAAGGCAGGCTGCTCTaagagcccagggcagggcagaggaatCTGTCTAGGAGGCAGGGAAGGCTGCCCTGAGGACAGGACATTTGAGCAGACAGCTGAAGGATGAACAGGAGATAACCAAGCCACAGAAAGGAGAGGCATCTAGGAAGAGGAGAAGGCTCTGCAAGGAGAGATCAAGGAAGCAAAAAGGCCCAGATGGCTGCAGCAGCCACTGGAGCCCAGAGAACCAGAGGGAGCATGGGAGGGGGACGAGGGTGGAGAGGTGGCAGCCATCAAAGGCACTGTCAGTTAAGTTCTCCCAAGAGCAATGTGTGGCCTTAAAGGGTACAATCAAATGGGCATTTTACAAAGATCTCATTGGCTTAGGATACTGAgattacaaatgatttttttcttattattttctggACTTCCAAAATTTTCTATATAATAAGTGTGTATCATATTTGTGTGAGAACCTAACTGATATAACCTAATGGATATATTCATCATAATGGATCCAATATATCCATATATAATGGATAACCGAAAAGTTCATagttatattttacaaagaaaaatctcaCGCAAAAAAGTCtcttttataactattttataatttatactataaaatattaatagaatgtATGACAATAAGAATACAGCCTAGATCTACTGATTAAACATTGAGTATACTTACCAATAACTAGATTAGTATATAGTTGAATCTCTCCCCAACGGTCTTGAAATACTGTGAAGTAGCTAAGATCTACAAATCAACCTGAATTAAGACCAGGACGATCTTCAAAGTTAATTCCATTATAGTTTTGCCAAAGGAATGAGTATTTCTACAACTTCATCAATAAATTCAGTTGCTCACATTTGCAAGAAGAGAGGACTGAGGCTAAAAACTAATGAAGCATCTCACGTGACATTACACTATAATTTAATAAGAGCACATGTATGAGGCACTTTCCATATATTTTACCATTTATTCTCACCACTAAACTAAGTCAGATTCAATTAGACAATCTTATGGCTGGTGTAACAGAGGCTCGGAGGCCAAATCACCTGAGTCAAGTGGCAGTAGACTGAGAGCTTCCTCCGGGCAGCAGCTGTGTCTGGCCtattctctctcatctccctggggcctgggacaTAAAAGGTGTTCAATCTGTTGAGCTGAACTCAAGGAGTAGAACAGTCTAGAGCCAACCCAGGTCTGTTTGGCACTAAACCTTATGCTGTTGCCAAGAACacctcatttcctctcttccagaaacacagGGAAACCACTGGCAATTTGGCATTTTGTCTTTCCTTCCAGcttggaaaaatgtttacagaGGCCAGAAGAACATTTTGCTAGTTTACCTCAGCAGGTATAGATCAGACTGAGACAGGGACCGTGGGAGGGTGTGGAGAATACACAGACTCATTCACTATGGGTAGTCAACTGACCCAATGTATTTGGAGGAcagtttttaatgttaattaaagTCTTAAGcactcatattcttttttttttacccctgaGGTAGATTTgccctaacatctgttaccaatcttctgcTTGTTTTTATGTGAGccgcccccacagcatggccactaacagatgagtggtgtggttccacacccaggaactgaacccaggccactgaagcagagcgcactgaactttaaccactaggccatcggggctggccctAGCACTCATATTCTTGATACAGCAATTTCAATTCTAGCAATTTACCCTACAGGAAGTCTTGAAGAAGTACAGAAAGATGAAGGTACCAAAACCTTGAGCACAGCATTGTCCACCAAGCAAAAACTGGCTACATAAACTATAGTCTATCCATACAATAGCAAACACAACGCTTTTAAACAATATGTATTGAAAGGAAAGATTTTCAAGGCAtggtaagtttaaaaaaataagttgaaaactgCATTTGGTATTTcacgttaaaaaaataaaattaaagtgctATATTTTAGTATGTCATGAAAACATTATGGTAGCATATGAACCAAACTGTCAACAGTAGTCACCTCCAGAAGAGGAACCATGGGTTATTTAACTCTACGTCATATGGGATGTTCAAACTTTCGACAAGATGCTTGTGTTACTTTTGAAAGCAGAGGAAAtcgatttttttttaataatatgtgCAGCTATGAAAATCAGCATATCTACTAAGTAAAGCCTTGTTTACActtctttttattaaagttaaacatacatttgcCTTAAGTAAAATTCTCCACTTTTATTAAGCCAACTGGTGCTCGGTTCCAAAAGTGTGTTGATCTGCCATGCATGTGTTCACAGAAGCATCTTGGGCTCAGCCAACATACTAGTGCTATAATGGAGGGGCTGATTCTTAGGTTAAATCAAGAAACCAATATCCTTTACAAATCAGTCTGCAAACAGAGTCCTGATAAACCAACAGGCCGATCCTCTCGCCAGCTGCGGCTGGAGTCACGTAGAACAGACCCTTTACCTGCTTGACTTCATGGGTTGCTCGTACGGTGTCTGCTGGATGGCATACTCCTGGTACCCTCTCCGAGGCGCCAGGTCAGCCGTGGTGGTCTCAGGGTTTGCAGCTGCTGTGTCCGGGGGCCCAGCCTCCACCGGAACAATCTTAGTAGCACCTGAGATGGAGGCACAACGCACTGCGTATTAAAGAGGCACCTCGGAgggccctcaccccaccccagtgCAGGGAGCAGCACCTGGCAAGTATATTTCTTTATTGTAGAAAACCTGTGCAAGGTATGAGCCTTCCTTTGGTTCACACGTTtaacgtgtgtgtgcgtgtgtgtgtatgtgtttggggAGAAGGGGCAAGTAAGAGTCTAACGAAACATCCTTCTGAGCTACATTTCCACTTGATCTATTtactaaaaacacaaaaacatataggcagatacatacatacatatatatttttactggCAAGATTTTACATAGGACCATGTGTGTTAAACTTCACATAAGGGTAAAACTGCATCAAGACAGTATGGAACAGTGGCATCGGCTGTGAACAGGAATTTAAGCTGCCTGGAGTCCAGTCCCAAATATGACATTACCTCGccgtctctgggcctctgtttccacCCTATGAAATGAAGGGTTCGAAGTGGAAAAACTCAGAGGTCATCTTTACTTGTGCACTTCTACAATGTGAAGCGATCCAAGACCTCTGACAGCAGGGGACGCTATCTGTGTGTGCgcacatatgtgtgtacatgtacacCCATGCACGTGTATGGACCAGGGACATTAAAGAAAAGGCGCCAACCTACCCTTTGTCTTCAGGAATAGCAAAGGAAATTAATTACACTTTTAACCCCCACTTATAGGAATCTCAAAATACTACaatcaatttttaagaaattattgtagAAACTTTCTCTAGAGATGGCTGAGAACAAGAACTGCTCTCCTGGGATTTTTATTTCCCAGAATAAGACTGTTcagaaggagggtggggcagaCAAAGTGACTTTCCAGAAAGTTCTTCTAGTCACATAATTTTATGTGGCTTATTCTTTACTGATTACATTACGACATAGCACTGAAGAATAAAGAAGCATTTATTcagtgtttcattttaaatagtaTGAGTTACTGTTAGCATTGAAAAAATAGATACTTAAAAGGCTATAGCTGTTCTTAAAACcctaaacttgattttttttttatttgacagCTATCACCCCAATAGATAGGGAAAAATCCATTACTATACTTAGGAATCTACTGTCATAAACTGCTTTTTGTCTAAAGTGTCCCTTCCTGGAAgagaccttttttaaaaaagatagtaTAATATATCCACTGGCTATTTTAGGTGAAAGGAAAGGGAGACGGAAATTTTCAGGATTATAAAATATCTGATGAACCccaatgaaaatgcaaaaaagaagtTAGGCAGAGGGAACACCATGACCAGCAGGGGTTTTGGAGAGGCATCCTGTGTCAGTCCGGCCTGAATGGGTCTGTCTTACGCTTAGGACAGCCCCGTTGAGGGCATAAGGGGGAGGGCACatccaggggaggggctggggtcagggagcTCTCCTTGGTGCTGCTCCCCTGAGTGGCTACTGGAATGACAAGGACAGGTCAAGGCCGTAGAGGTCGTGGCGATAGCGCCGGGAGCAGCCCTCACCACCTTTCCTCTATGC
This genomic interval from Equus przewalskii isolate Varuska chromosome 8, EquPr2, whole genome shotgun sequence contains the following:
- the ZFAT gene encoding zinc finger protein ZFAT isoform X5, with the translated sequence MCKCCNLFSPNQSELLSHVSEKHTEEGVNVDEIIIPLRPLSTPEPTNPSKTGDEFSVMKRKRGRPKGSTKKSSAEEELAESLVSPGEDSPLAPEEGSSPAPSSLECSKCCRKFSNMRQLRKHICIIVLNLGEEDGEAGNESDLELEKKYKEDDREKAPKRPRTQRTEKVQKISGKEAGQTAGAKKPIISVVLTAHEAIPGATKIVPVEAGPPDTAAANPETTTADLAPRRGYQEYAIQQTPYEQPMKSSRLGPTQLKIFTCEYCNKVFKFKHSLQAHLRIHTNEKPYKCSQCSYASAIKANLNVHLRKHTGEKFACDYCSFTCLSKGHLKVHIERVHKKIKQHCRFCKKKYSDVKNLIKHIRDAHDPQDKKVKEALDELCLMTREGKRQLLYDCHICERKFKNELDRDRHMLVHGDKWPFACELCGHGATKYQALELHVRKHPFVYVCAICLKKFVSSIRLRSHIKEAHEAAQETLVFTSSINQSFCLLEPGGDIQQEALGGQLQMAEEEFVFQGVNAPKDVACPGDVQPEEARKEPEHPVEVPARPVHLATPQAESAALSPCELEATVVSSDLHSHAVVSDEFLLKNDASSAEPHAAPEKTLDTQHGGPSQAQGEEDTPLLPKAKSTEADQETQGAKSPPGGGQKMAALPSDGPDPSRCLRSNPAEASDLPPGAGGRDMALCQPDSCPPASEHRAGITAFMKILDSLQKRRMNTGLCERIRKVYGDLECEYCGKLFWYQVHFDMHVRTHTRDHLYYCSQCHYSSITKNCLKRHVIQKHSNILLKCPTDGCDYSTPDKYKLQAHLKVHTELDKRSYSCPVCEKSFSEDRLIKSHIKTNHPEVSMSTISEVLGRRVQLKGLIGKRAMKCPYCDFYFMKNGSDLQRHIWAHEGVKPFKCSLCEYATRSKSNLKAHMNRHSTEKTHLCDMCGKKFKSKGTLKSHKLLHTADGKQFKCTVCDYTAAQKPQLLRHMEQHASFKPFRCAHCHYSCNISGSLKRHYNRKHPNEEYANVGTGELAADALIQQGGLKCPVCSFVYGTKWEFNRHLKNKHGLKLVENEGDPKWEPAAETPEEPSTQYLHITEAEEDVQGTQAAVAALQDLRYTSESAVNILQQIIELGTETHDTTAVASVVAMAPGTVTVVKQVTDEEPSANHTVMIQETLQQASVELAEQHHLVVSSDEVEGIETVTVYTQGGEASEFIVYVQEAMQPVEEPAVGQPAQEL
- the ZFAT gene encoding zinc finger protein ZFAT isoform X6; this translates as METQAAENTAIFMCKCCNLFSPNQSELLSHVSEKHTEEGVNVDEIIIPLRPLSTPEPTNPSKTGDEFSVMKRKRGRPKGSTKKSSAEEELAESLVSPGEDSPLAPEEGSSPAPSSLECSKCCRKFSNMRQLRKHICIIVLNLGEEDGEAGNESDLELEKKYKEDDREKAPKRPRTQRTEKVQKISGKEAGQTAGAKKPIISVVLTAHEAIPGATKIVPVEAGPPDTAAANPETTTADLAPRRGYQEYAIQQTPYEQPMKSSRLGPTQLKIFTCEYCNKVFKFKHSLQAHLRIHTNEKPYKCSQCSYASAIKANLNVHLRKHTGEKFACDYCSFTCLSKGHLKVHIERVHKKIKQHCRFCKKKYSDVKNLIKHIRDAHDPQDKKVKEALDELCLMTREGKRQLLYDCHICERKFKNELDRDRHMLVHGDKWPFACELCGHGATKYQALELHVRKHPFVYVCAICLKKFVSSIRLRSHIKEAHEAAQETLVFTSSINQSFCLLEPGGDIQQEALGGQLQMAEEEFVFQGVNAPKDVACPGDVQPEEARKEPEHPVEVPARPVHLATPQAESAALSPCELEATVVSSDLHSHAVVSDEFLLKNDASSAEPHAAPEKTLDTQHGGPSQAQGEEDTPLLPKAKSTEADQETQGAKSPPGGGQKMAALPSDGPDPSRCLRSNPAEASDLPPGAGGRDMALCQPDSCPPASEHRAGITAFMKILDSLQKRRMNTGLCERIRKVYGDLECEYCGKLFWYQVHFDMHVRTHTRDHLYYCSQCHYSSITKNCLKRHVIQKHSNILLKCPTDGCDYSTPDKYKLQAHLKVHTELDKRSYSCPVCEKSFSEDRLIKSHIKTNHPEVSMSTISEVLGRRVQLKGLIGKRAMKCPYCDFYFMKNGSDLQRHIWAHEGVKPFKCSLCEYATRSKSNLKAHMNRHSTEKTHLCDMCGKKFKSKGTLKSHKLLHTADGKQFKCTVCDYTAAQKPQLLRHMEQHASFKELCYRSLLPSSSKSRTDSGTKARNE